From the genome of Frateuria soli:
CAGGTCGTTGGCCTCGAACCAGTCGCCCAGCGTCACCGCATCGCAGGGCATGCCCTTGTTGGCCAGCTCGTTGATCGCGCGCCAGATCAGGCGGTGGTCCTTGCGGTAGAAGTCCCCCTCGCCCAACCGGTCGGCGACCTTGTCCAGCGCATCGGGCGCCAGCATCAGGCCGCCGAGCACCGCCTGCTCGGCGTCGATGGAGTGCGGCGGCACACGCAGCGCCTCGATGGCGGAGCCTTGGCCGCTCTTGCGCTCGGGGACAAAGGACATGGGTCGGGTTTCCTCGCAGACAGCCGTGCCGCCGGCAGCGGCGGACACACGAGGGCAGAGGATACGCGGCAGGTTCTCAGCCGACGAGACAATAAGTCTGTGGATAAGCTGTGGGGGACGGTGGATAACGGCCCCTTTCCCATTGCCGGCCGCTGCAGGAGCAGCGGGCGGCCGCGGTCGGTACAGCTCATCCGTTGCGGACGATCACCGCGCCGCAGCTTCCAGCGCCCGGTAGTCCTCGTCGGACAGTTCCAGCTGCGCCGCCCCGACGTTCTCGCGCAGGTGCTCTACCTTCGACGTCCCGGGAATCGGCAGCATCACCGGCGAGCGCTTGAGCAGCCAGGCCAGCGCGACCTGCCCGTTGCTGGCGCCCAGGCGCTGGGCGATGCGGCTCAGCACCGAATCGGGTGCCGCCAGGTCACCGGCCGCCAGCGGGTACCAGGGTATGAAGCCGATGCCCTCGGCCTGGCAGTGCTCCAGCACCGCCTCGCTCTTGCGGTTGGCCAGGTTGTAGAGGTTCTGCACGGTGGCGACCGGGAAATACCGGCGCGCCGCCTCGATCTCCTCCACGCCGACCTCGCTCAGGCCCACGTGCCGGATCAGGCCCTCCTTGCGCATGTCCGCGATGACTCCGAACTGCTCCTCGCGCGGCACCTTGGCGTCGATGCGGTGGAGCTGCCAGAGGTCGATGCGTTCCACGTCGAGCCGGCGCAGGCTCATCAGCACGCACTGGCGCAGGTATTCCGGGCGGCCCAGCGGCGCCCAGATGTCCGGTCCATGGCGCGTCAGTCCACCCTTGGTGGCGATCAGCATGCTCTTGTACGGATGCAGCACTTCGCGGATCAGGTCCTCACTCACCTCCGGGCCGTAGCTGTCGGCCGTGTCGACGAGATCGACACCGAGCTCCGGCAGGGCGCGCAAGGTGGCGCGGGCCCCTTCGAGGTCCGCCGGCTGGCCCCAGATGCCCTTGCCGGTGATGCGCATGGCGCCGAAGCCCAGCCGGTTGACGGGAATGTCGCCGCCAATCTGGAACCGGCCAGCGGCCGCGGCGTTGGACTCTTGCATGGGGAGCTCCTTCGAAGTCGGAGTCCTTTCATGGGGACGCACCACGAGGAGGCAAGCCTGCTCGCGCAAAACCGGGCACATGCCCGGCCTCCTGGCAGCAGTGCCGCGATC
Proteins encoded in this window:
- a CDS encoding aldo/keto reductase, whose protein sequence is MQESNAAAAGRFQIGGDIPVNRLGFGAMRITGKGIWGQPADLEGARATLRALPELGVDLVDTADSYGPEVSEDLIREVLHPYKSMLIATKGGLTRHGPDIWAPLGRPEYLRQCVLMSLRRLDVERIDLWQLHRIDAKVPREEQFGVIADMRKEGLIRHVGLSEVGVEEIEAARRYFPVATVQNLYNLANRKSEAVLEHCQAEGIGFIPWYPLAAGDLAAPDSVLSRIAQRLGASNGQVALAWLLKRSPVMLPIPGTSKVEHLRENVGAAQLELSDEDYRALEAAAR